One region of Oryza sativa Japonica Group chromosome 5, ASM3414082v1 genomic DNA includes:
- the LOC4338674 gene encoding cyclin-dependent kinase C-1: MAVAAPGQLNLDESPSWGSRSVDCFEKLEQIGEGTYGQVYMARETETQEIVALKKIRMDNEREGFPITAIREIKILKKLHHQNVIQLKEIVTSPGPERDEQGKPIHGNKYKGSIYMVFEYMDHDLTGLADRPGMRFTVPQIKCYMKQLLTGLHYCHINQVLHRDIKGSNLLIDNEGNLKLADFGLARSFSNDHNGNLTNRVITLWYRPPELLLGSTKYGPAVDMWSVGCIFAELLNGKPILPGKNEPEQLSKIFDVCGTPDESNWPGVTKMPWYNNFKPPRQLKRRVKEYFKHFDRLALDLLEKMLTLDPAQRISAQDALDAEYFWSDPLPCDPKSLPKYESSHEFQTKKKRQQMRQADEAAKRQKTQHPQPHGRLPPIQQTGQPHPQIRPGQPMNNPHAPMAAGPGHHYAKPRGPGGSSRYPQGGNQGGGYPNRGGQGGGGSYGNAPYPQQGRGPPPPYPGSGMAGTGGPRGGVGGGYGGGSNYPQQGGPYGPSGPGRGSNYPQQGGSRNQQQYGNWQ; encoded by the exons atggcggtggcggcgccggggcAGCTGAACCTCGACGAGTCGCCGTCGTGGGGCTCCCGCAGCGTCGATTGCTTCGAGAAGCTCGAGCAGATCGGCGAGGGCACATACGG GCAAGTGTACATGGCGAGGGAGACGGAGACGCAGGAGATCGTCGCGCTCAAGAAGATCCGCATGGATAACGAGCGCGAGGGC TTCCCCATCACTGCAATCCGCGAAATCAAAATCCTCAAGAAGCTGCACCACCAGAACGTCATCCAGCTCAAGGAGATCGTCACCTCGCCAG GACCGGAGAGAGATGAGCAGGGGAAACCAA TCCATGGTAACAAGTACAAGGGGAGCATTTACATGGTCTTCGAGTACATGGACCATGACTTGACTGGGTTGGCAGATAGGCCTGGGATGCGTTTCACCGTGCCGCAGATTAAG TGTTACATGAAGCAACTCCTTACAGGCCTTCATTATTGTCACATTAATCAAGTTCTGCATCGTGATATTAAAG GATCCAATCTCTTGATAGACAATGAAGGTAACTTGAAGCTGGCTGATTTTGGCCTAGCAAGATCATTTTCAAATGATCATAACGGAAATCTCACTAATCGTGTGATCACTTTGTGGTACAG ACCTCCAGAGTTGCTGCTCGGAAGCACCAAGTATGGACCAGCAGTTGACATGTGGTCTGTCGGTTGTATTTTTGCAGAGCTTCTCAATGGAAAGCCAATTCTGCCAGGAAAGAATGAG CCAGAGCAACTGAgcaaaatatttgatgtttgtgGCACACCTGATGAATCAAACTGGCCGGGTGTCACAAAAATGCCTTGGTACAACAATTTCAAGCCTCCCCGCCAACTGAAGAGACGTGTAAAGGAGTACTTTAAGCA TTTTGACAGGCTTGCTCTGGATCTGCTTGAAAAGATGTTAACACTAGATCCAGCACAG AGGATATCAGCACAAGATGCACTTGATGCAGAGTATTTCTGGTCTGATCCCCTACCATGTGATCCTAAAAG CTTGCCAAAGTATGAATCTTCACACGAGTTCCAGACCAAGAAAAAACGCCAACAAATGCGTCAAGCCGATGAAGCTGCGAAGAGGCAAAAGACACAACATCCTCAACCACATGGCCGTTTGCCTCCAATTCAACAAACAGGACAGCCCCATCCTCAAATCAGACCAGGCCAGCCGATGAACAACCCCCATGCGCCGATGGCTGCTGGGCCAGGCCATCACTATGCAAAACCCAGAGGGCCAGGAGGCTCAAGCAGGTATCCACAGGGTGGGAACCAAGGTGGAGGATATCCGAACCGCGGCGGAcaaggtggtggtggcagctATGGAAATGCCCCTTACCCTCAACAAGGTCgagggccgccgccaccgtaccCTGGCAGTGGAATGGCCGGAACAGGTGGCCCAAGGGGTGGCGTTGGTGGTGGCTATGGAGGAGGATCAAATTATCCCCAGCAAGGCGGCCCATATGGTCCTTCTGGCCCAGGCCGAGGGTCAAATTATCCCCAACAAGGTGGTTCTCGCAACCAGCAGCAGTACGGAAACTGGCAGTAG
- the LOC4338671 gene encoding probable folate-biopterin transporter 7 isoform X1, which translates to MEKERKMEGERRVEATRRWVIAVGFWVQGFRLFPWLGVNFFLKDGMGVAASSLQILQASANLPMVAKPLLGLLSDAVPIRGHRRLPYVAIGALLQAISWLAIALWPAISLPVLTIFLLLSNFGASICEVANDAIVAEAGKQATLSSGSGQLQSFAWMFGSSAGALGNLVGGIALSYFSPKIMFLFFAILLVLQFCTTVAIPESSLQLPKADTNLSAVSSVRKQIKELSYALCMPEIFWSVIWFSLSYAAIPFLLGTMFFYQTEVLRLDSSVIGLSKVFGQVTLLAWSVAYNKYFKTTPAQKVLSVLQFLTALVMLSDVLFVQGIYRNFGIPDSMYTIVFSGLLEGLMLFKVLPFSVLVAKLCPSGCEGSLMAFVMSALALATIISGYLGVALAEFMGVSGGDFSALPTCLLIEAACTMLPLFFSSLIKERREKEKKEE; encoded by the exons atggagaaggagaggaagatggagggggagaggagggtggaggcgacgcggcggtgggTGATCGCGGTGGGGTTCTGGGTGCAGGGGTTCCGGCTGTTCCCATGGCTGGGCGTCAACTTCTTCCTCAAGGACGGCATgggcgtcgccgcctcctcgctgCAGATCCTCCAGGCGTCCGCCAACCTCCCCATGGTCGCCAAGCCGCTTCTCGGCCTCCTCTCCGACGCCGTCCCCatccgcggccaccgccgcctcccctacGTCGCCATCGGCG CTCTCTTGCAGGCAATTTCATGGTTAGCAATTGCCCTCTGGCCAGCTATTTCTCTTCCAGTTCTTACCATTTTTCTCCTCTTGAGCAACTTTGGTGCATCCATATGTGAGGTTGCCAATGATGCCATTGTAGCAGAAGCTGGGAAGCAAGCAACCTTGTCCTCAGGGTCAGGTCAGCTTCAATCCTTTGCTTGGATGTTTGGTTCATCTGCTGGCGCTTTAGGAAATCTTGTTGGTGGCATTGCACTCAGTTACTTttctccaaaaatcatgtttctgTTTTTTGCAATCCTTCTCGTGCTCCAGTTCTGCACTACTGTGGCTATACCTGAAAGCTCCCTCCAACTCCCAAAGGCAGATACTAATCTATCAGCTGTCTCCAGCGTCCGTAAGCAAATCAAAGAGCTGTCATATGCGCTGTGTATGCCTGAAATATTTTGGTCAGTCATTTGGTTTTCATTGTCCTATGCTGCCATACCATTTCTACTTGGGACCATGTTCTTCTATCAGACTGAAGTGTTAAGACTTGACTCATCAGTTATCGGTTTGTCCAAGGTTTTTGGACAAGTAACTCTATTAGCTTGGAGTGTGGCATACAACAAGTACTTCAAAACAACACCTGCACAGAAGGTTTTATCAGTTCTGCAGTTTCTTACAGCACTCGTAATGCTGTCAGATGTACTATTTGTTCAGGGAATATACAGAAACTTCGGAATACCGGATTCCATGTACACAATTGTTTTCTCAGGGTTGTTGGAGGGTCTTATGTTGTTCAAGGTGCTGCCCTTCAGTGTTCTTGTTGCAAAACTTTGCCCTTCTGGGTGTGAGGGATCACTTATGGCTTTTGTCATGTCTGCACTTGCCCTCGCAACTATCATCAGCGGTTATCTTGGGGTTGCACTTGCTGAATTCATGGGAGTATCTGGAGGTGATTTCTCAGCGCTGCCGACTTGTCTGTTGATTGAGGCTGCATGCACAATGCTACCACTCTTTTTCTCCTCATTgataaaagagaggagagaaaaggagaagaaagaagaatag
- the LOC4338673 gene encoding E3 ubiquitin-protein ligase RLIM, with the protein MGSGSSKAGASSASSSSSASASASASGGDEASKGNGKGQRRGRGRGRGLLQRLPSSSSSCFRGHGTPSRDDASSASSPPPPPRPPRRPFESSKGEENGSLPSIAQMDKSEEDAPTIPKSHPGEGATLPSSHINRDQDVDVLQNATAVNNRVEVNQSPNHSDSSRPRFGVNFGLSRAVSLGSSVACSILSSDLSTSANPDGGHGNVDNSSDANISQQGGASTAGIDSTLDMLRDSVTAQARAAHQARRNLLESDNANLRYSNRRMGPQEPFEGSVRFSRTLSVGRLRDRVLRRTPFSDGLFTPSLLYDRAIWPSGNASARQNSAIMQRTNSERNSELQLDSSTDSATLREANNRDLLERRSAFLERRRIRSQVRALQRLGSRYENLSGLSGHERSCILSGQHRTGNCNCRTSSRPGNSDEETNTRASISRIVMLAEALFEVLDEIHQQSAALSSRPSFSSIGSVPAPKEVVERLPVKVYRRSLKHQTEEAAQCYICLVEYAEGDCVRILPCNHEFHLTCVDKWLKEIHRVCPLCRGDVCRSNASGIGKTT; encoded by the exons ATGGGATCTGGAAGCAGCAAGGCCGGCGCCTCGTCGGCGTCAtcttcgtcgtcggcgtcggcgtcggcgtcggcgtccggcggcgacgaggcgagtAAGGGGAATGGGAAGGGgcagcggagggggagggggagggggagaggcctgctgcagcggctgccgagctcctcctcctcctgcttccGCGGCCACGGCACGCCGTCGCGCGACGACGCTTCCTCGGCgtcttcgccaccgccaccgccacggccgccgcggcggccgttcGAG TCTAGCAAGGGAGAGGAGAATGGAAGCCTGCCTTCAATCGCTCAAATGGACAAATCAGAAGAGGATGCTCCCACAATCCCTAAATCTCATCCAGGTGAAGGGGCAACATTGCCTTCATCACATATAAACAGGGATCAGGATGTTGATGTATTGCAGAATGCCACTGCCGTCAACAACAGGGTGGAGGTCAACCAGTCACCAAATCATTCTGACAGTTCACGGCCACGTTTTGGTGTCAACTTCGGGTTGAGTAGAGCTGTCAGCTTGGGATCATCGGTAGCCTGCTCCATTCTCTCATCGGACCTCTCCACTTCAGCTAATCCTGATGGAGGCCATGGAAATGTGGACAATTCTTCTGATGCAAACATCTCCCAGCAAGGTGGTGCATCAACTGCTGGGATTGATTCGACTCTGGATATGCTTAGAGATAGTGTAACCGCACAAGCTAGAGCAGCCCATCAGGCTAGGAGAAATTTGCTAGAATCCGACAATGCTAACTTGAGATATTCCAACAGAAGGATGGGACCTCAGGAACCTTTTGAAGGCAGTGTTCGATTCAGCCGAACGTTGAGTGTTGGACGTCTTCGTGACAGAGTTCTTAGGAGGACTCCATTCTCAGATGGGTTATTCACCCCTTCACTTCTTTACGATAGGGCAATATGGCCATCAGGAAATGCTAGTGCCAGGCAAAATTCAGCAATCATGCAAAGGACTAATTCAGAGAGAAATTCTGAACTGCAATTGGATTCTTCAACCGACTCTGCAACTCTAAGAGAGGCCAATAATCGGGATCTACTGGAGCGCAGATCAGCTTTTCTTGAGAGGAGGAGGATACGATCTCAG GTCCGAGCTCTCCAAAGATTGGGCAGCAGGTATGAAAATCTATCAGGACTATCAGGACATGAGAGATCATGCATACTATCTGGTCAGCATAGAACGGGAAATTGTAATTGCAGAACGAGCAGTCGACCAGGAAATTCTGATGAAGAAACAAACACAAGAGCTAGCATATCAAGAATCGTTATGTTAGCAGAAGCACTTTTTGAG GTTCTGGATGAGATCCACCAACAGTCTGCTGCCTTATCCTCAAGGCCATCGTTTTCTTCAATTGGGTCCGTTCCTGCTCCAAAGGAGGTTGTCGAGCGTCTTCCTGTAAAAGTATACAGGAGATCATTAAAACACCAAACTGAGGAGGCTGCACA ATGCTACATTTGCCTTGTTGAATATGCCGAGGGAGACTGTGTCCGTATTCTTCCATGCAATCATGAATTTCATCTAACATGCGTAGATAAATGGTTGAAAGAGATACACAG GGTTTGTCCACTTTGTCGTGGTGATGTCTGCAGATCCAATGCATCAGGCATTGGAAAAACCACATGA
- the LOC4338670 gene encoding sm-like protein LSM5, translating into MSQNNPSQLLPSELIDRCIGSKIWVIMKGDKELVGTLCGFDVYVNMVLEDVTEYEYTAEGRRITKLDQILLNGNNIAILVPGGSPPDVA; encoded by the exons ATGTCTCAGAACAACCCCTCCCAGCTCCTCCCCTCAG AGCTGATTGACCGCTGCATCGGGTCCAAGATTTGGGTGATTATGAAGGGTGACAAGGAGCTCGTCGGCACTCTCTGTGGGTTCGATGTGTACGTCAACATGGTGCTCGAGGACGTTACTGAGTA TGAATACACTGCTGAAGGCCGTCGCATAACAAAGCTTGATCAGATACTCCTAAACGGCAACAATATAGCTATT TTGGTTCCTGGTGGTTCTCCCCCAGATGTGGCATAA
- the LOC4338671 gene encoding probable folate-biopterin transporter 7 isoform X2 — MEKERKMEGERRVEATRRWVIAVGFWVQGFRLFPWLGVNFFLKDGMGVAASSLQILQASANLPMVAKPLLGLLSDAVPIRGHRRLPYVAIGALLQAISWLAIALWPAISLPVLTIFLLLSNFGASICEVANDAIVAEAGKQATLSSGSVLHYCGYT, encoded by the exons atggagaaggagaggaagatggagggggagaggagggtggaggcgacgcggcggtgggTGATCGCGGTGGGGTTCTGGGTGCAGGGGTTCCGGCTGTTCCCATGGCTGGGCGTCAACTTCTTCCTCAAGGACGGCATgggcgtcgccgcctcctcgctgCAGATCCTCCAGGCGTCCGCCAACCTCCCCATGGTCGCCAAGCCGCTTCTCGGCCTCCTCTCCGACGCCGTCCCCatccgcggccaccgccgcctcccctacGTCGCCATCGGCG CTCTCTTGCAGGCAATTTCATGGTTAGCAATTGCCCTCTGGCCAGCTATTTCTCTTCCAGTTCTTACCATTTTTCTCCTCTTGAGCAACTTTGGTGCATCCATATGTGAGGTTGCCAATGATGCCATTGTAGCAGAAGCTGGGAAGCAAGCAACCTTGTCCTCAGGGTCAG TTCTGCACTACTGTGGCTATACCTGA
- the LOC4338672 gene encoding carbon catabolite repressor protein 4 homolog 4: MLKLQASLPLFRLRPRPSSPPPCGPRLPFVPICKRRMSTQAQPSFAPLPTAQSESDAGAAGYQFRLVSYNILAQVYVKSAFFPHSPSACLKWKTRSKAVLSELKSFEADLMCIQELDEYDTFYKKNMENSGYSSIYIQRSGDKRDGCGIFYKPKSMELVQKEVLHYNDLVEKYVHTDHVNSDTSNNSSPTEEASKKVDNNKHGDPNDPRFRLKRDCVGLLAAFKLNDPCDHILIMANTHIYWDPEWIDVKLAQAKYILSRVTQFEKLISNKFNCKPSVMIAGDFNSTPGDKVYNYLVSANSDSTDEAPIKLRSLYAANGGEPEFTNCTPGFTGTLDYIFLSDGSSVKPTSLLRIPRGDSAEVQGGLPNFHHPSDHLPIGADFQVLGSEG; the protein is encoded by the exons ATGCTAAAGCTCCAagcttccctccctctcttccgcctccgtccccgccccagctcccctcctccctgcgGCCCCCGTCTCCCCTTCGTCCC AATTTGCAAGCGGCGGATGAGCACCCAGGCGCAGCCCAGTTTCGCCCCTCTCCCCACGGCGCAATCCGAATCCGATGCAG GGGCAGCTGGGTACCAGTTCCGGCTGGTTTCCTACAACATCTTGGCCCAG GTTTATGTGAAGAGTGCGTTTTTCCCGCATTCTCCATCTGCCTGTCTCAA GTGGAAAACTCGGTCTAAAGCTGTTCTATCAGAACTCAAGAGCTTCGAAGCTGACCTCATGTGCATACAG GAGTTGGATGAGTATGATACCTTCTACAAGAAAAACATGGAGAATTCTGGATATTCAAGTATTTACATTCAACGATCTGGGGACAAACGGGATGGATGTGGCATATTCTATAAACCAAAAAG CATGGAACTGGTCCAGAAGGAAGTACTACATTACAATGATTTAGTGGAAAAATATGTTCATACTGATCATGTAAATAGTGATACATCAAATAATTCTTCACCAACAGAAG AAGCAAGCAAGAAGGTGGATAATAACAAGCATGGAGATCCAAATGATCCACGTTTCAGATTGAAACGTGACTGTGTTGGTTTACTTGCCGCTTTCAAGCTTAATGATCCTTGtgatcatattttaattatggCGAACACACATATTTATTG GGATCCTGAATGGATTGATGTAAAATTGGCTCAAGCAAAGTATATTCTTTCAAGAGTTACTCAGTTTGAGAAACTTATCTCGAATAAATTTAACTGTAAACCTTCAGTCATGATTGCTGGTGACTTCAACTCAACTCCTGGTGACAAG GTATACAACTACCTCGTATCAGCCAACTCCGATTCTACGGACGAAGCTCCGATCAAATTACGCAGCCTTTATGCTGCGAATGGAGGGGAGCCAGAGTTCACCAACTGCACTCCTGGTTTTACAGGAACACTGGACTACATATTCTTGTCGGACGGCAGTTCAGTAAAACCTACCAGTCTACTTCGTATACCACGAGGGGATTCTGCCGAAGTCCAAGGAGGGCTACCCAACTTTCACCATCCTAGCGATCATTTGCCAATCGGTGCCGATTTTCAGGTACTCGGCAGCGAAGGCTGA
- the LOC4338675 gene encoding pre-mRNA-splicing factor ATP-dependent RNA helicase DEAH1: MAASDDGQLRTWVSDRLMALLGYSQGLVARLVVRLARECASAGDLAARLVDLAGFPPSPDTAAFAEDVYGRVPRSCGGGGDDAGVSEYQRQMQEAAAMAKKQSTIKLLDDDGEIGVSASPSSGGRKRFRRKAVGEDDDDAGRNARRRRSPDDEEEDGDAGEEEEMERDQIERAQLERNIRERDAASTRRLTDRKTTKREQGELARRSDAMDKNDTSGLRRLSRRAYLQRRKEKKVEEMRDEIVDHEFLFPGVQLTAAEERDMRHKKQVYGLVHDRDDYYRMPDAYDAAANVDQEKRFSVARRRYEEPAEAARDGKTANALSEQEAWEEQQIRKSRLQFGSMDRGRRGDEYELLFDDGVEFVRSTVMAGTAPADDDDTAAAAAADEYHAEAMDAKATLQDERKTLPVYKLKDDLLKAIDEHKVLIVVGETGSGKTTQIPQYLHEVGYTAGGRKKVACTQPRRVAAMSVAARVAEEMGVKLGHEVGYSIRFEDCTSEKTVIKYMTDGMLLREFLGEPDLGSYSVVVVDEAHERTLATDILFGLVKDIARLRPDMKLLISSATLNADKFSDFFDAAPVFRIPGRRFEVGIHYTVAPEADYIDAAVVTVLQLHVTEPPGGGDILLFLTGQEEIETVEEILRHRLRVLGGKVAELVICPIYANLPAELQAKIFEPAPAGARKVVLATNIAETSLTIDGIKYVVDPGFCKVKSYNPRTGMESLLVAPVSRASAEQRAGRSGRTGPGECFRLYTEYNFVSDLDDDAVPEIQRSNLASVVLALKALGINDLVGFDFMDPPPAESLLRALEELFALGALNSRGELTKTGRRMAEFPLDPMLSKAIVASERYGCSEEVITIAAMLSAGNAVFYRPRDKRVHADAARRAFHAGNAGDHVALLNVYNAWAESGYSPQWCRESFVQHRTMRRARDVRDQLGALLERVEIAPCSSAGGGDLDAVRKAVTAGYFRHAARLQRDGSYRAVKSRQTVFVHPSSGVAQAPPRWALYHELVLTTKEYMRQVTELKPEWLVEIAPHYYERKDVDEPEPKKTAAATTPQEQTTAGSTPTKQTPNLNSFFDV, encoded by the coding sequence GGCGCGGCTTGTCGTCCGCCTCGCGCGGGAGTGCGCCTCCGCGGGTGACCTCGCGGCGCGGCTCGTCGACCTCGCCGGGTTCCCGCCTTCCCCCGACACCGCCGCGTTCGCCGAGGACGTGTACGGGAGGGTGCCCCGcagttgcggcggcggcggcgacgacgccggggTCAGCGAGTACCAGAGGCAGATGCAGGAGGCTGCGGCGATGGCCAAGAAGCAGAGCACCATCAAGctgctcgacgacgacggcgagatcgGCGTTTCCGCGTCGCCCTCCAGCGGCGGCAGGAAGCGTTTCAGGAGGAAGGCCGTGGGCGAAGACGATGACGATGCCGGACGGAacgcgcgacggcggcgtagcccggacgacgaggaggaggacggcgacgccggcgaggaagaagagatGGAGCGGGATCAGATCGAGAGGGCGCAGCTCGAGCGGAACATCAgggagcgcgacgcggcgagcACGAGGAGGCTGACGGATCGGAAGACGACCAAGCGGGAGCAGGGCGAGCTCGCGCGCCGGTCGGACGCCATGGACAAGAACGACACCTCGGGGCTCAGGAGGCTCTCCCGGCGCGCGTACCTGCAGAGGCGGAAGGAGAAGAAGGTCGAGGAGATGCGCGACGAGATCGTCGACCACGAgttcctcttccccggcgtcCAGCTGACGGCCGCCGAGGAGAGGGACATGAGGCACAAGAAGCAAGTCTACGGCCTCGTGCACGATCGCGACGACTACTACAGAATGCCGGACGCCTACGACGCCGCCGCGAACGTCGATCAGGAGAAGAGGTTctcggtggcgcggcggcggtacGAGGAGCCAGCTGAGGCGGCGAGGGACGGCAAGACGGCGAACGCCTTGTCCGAGCAGGAGGCCTGGGAGGAGCAGCAGATACGGAAGTCGAGGCTGCAGTTCGGATCCATGGatcgcggccggcgcggcgacgagtACGAGCTCCTGTTCGACGACGGCGTCGAGTTCGTCAGGTCGACGGTGATGGCGGGCACCGCGCCTgcagacgacgacgacacggcggcggcggcggcggccgacgagtaCCATGCCGAGGCCATGGATGCCAAGGCCACGTTGCAAGACGAGAGGAAGACTCTCCCGGTGTACAAGCTCAAGGACGACCTGCTCAAGGCCATCGACGAGCACAAGGTCCTGATCGTCGTCGGCGAGACCGGCTCCGGCAAGACGACGCAGATACCGCAGTACCTCCACGAGGTCGGGTACACGGCGggggggaggaagaaggtggcGTGCACGCAGCCGCGGCGCGTGGCGGCGATGAGCgtggcggcgagggtggcggagGAGATGGGCGTCAAGCTCGGGCACGAGGTCGGCTACTCCATCCGGTTCGAGGACTGCACGTCGGAGAAGACGGTGATCAAGTACATGACCGACGGGATGCTCCTCCGCGAGTTCCTCGGCGAGCCCGACCTGGGCAGCtacagcgtcgtcgtcgtcgacgaggcCCACGAGCGGACGCTCGCCACCGACATCCTCTTCGGCCTCGTCAAGGACATCGCCCGCCTCCGCCCTGACATGAAGCTGCTCATCTCCAGCGCGACGCTCAACGCCGACAAGTTCAGCGACTTCTTCGACGCGGCGCCCGTCTTCCGGATCCCCGGGCGGCGGTTCGAGGTGGGCATCCACTACACCGTGGCGCCGGAGGCGGACTacatcgacgccgccgtcgtgacGGTGCTGCAGCTGCACGTCACGGAgccccccggcggcggcgacatcctGCTGTTCCTCACGGGGCAGGAGGAGATCGAGACGGTGGAGGAGATCCTGAGGCATCGGCTGCGGGTGCTCGGCGGCAAGGTGGCGGAGCTGGTGATCTGCCCCATCTACGCCAACCTCCCCGCCGAGCTGCAGGCCAAGATCTtcgagccggcgccggcgggcgcgcGCAAGGTGGTGCTCGCCACCAACATCGCCGAGACGTCGCTGACCATCGACGGGATCAAGTACGTGGTCGACCCGGGGTTCTGCAAGGTGAAGTCGTACAACCCGCGCACCGGGATGGAGTCGCTGTTGGTGGCGCCGGTGTCGAGGGCGTCGGCGGAGCAGCGCGCCGGCCGGTCGGGGCGCACCGGGCCGGGCGAGTGCTTCCGGCTCTACACGGAGTACAACTTCGTCAgcgacctcgacgacgacgcggtgcCGGAGATCCAGCGGAGCAACCTCGCCAGCGTCGTGCTGGCGCTCAAGGCGCTCGGGATCAACGACCTCGTCGGCTTCGACTTCATggacccgccgccggcggagtcGCTGCTCAGGGCGCTGGAGGAGCTCTTCGCCCTCGGCGCGCTCAACAGCCGCGGCGAGCTCACCAAGACCGGGAGGAGGATGGCGGAGTTCCCCCTGGACCCCATGCTCTCCAAGGCCATCGTCGCGTCGGAGAGGTACGGGTGCTCCGAGGAGGTGATCACCATCGCGGCCATGCTGTCCGCCGGGAACGCCGTCTTCTACCGCCCAAGGGACAAGCGGgtccacgccgacgccgcacgGCGGGCGTTCCACGCCGGCAACGCCGGCGACCACGTCGCGCTGCTCAACGTGTACAACGCGTGGGCGGAGTCCGGCTACTCGCCGCAGTGGTGCCGCGAGAGCTTCGTGCAGCACCGCACCATGCGGCGCGCGCGGGACGTGCGGGACCAGCTGGGGGCGCTGCTTGAGCGGGTGGAgatcgcgccgtgctcctccgccggcggcggcgacctcgacgCGGTCAGGAAGGCGGTCACGGCGGGCTACTTCCGCCACGCTGCGCGGCTGCAGAGGGACGGGTCGTACCGCGCCGTGAAGAGCCGGCAGACGGTGTTCGTCCACCCGAGCTCCGGGGTGGCGCAGGCGCCGCCGCGGTGGGCGTTGTACCACGAGCTGGTGCTCACGACCAAGGAGTACATGAGGCAGGTGACGGAGCTCAAGCCGGAGTGGCTGGTGGAGATCGCGCCGCACTACTACGAGCGCAAGGACGTCGACGAGCCTGAGCccaagaagacggcggcggcgactacgCCGCAAGAGCAGACGACGGCCGGCTCTACACCAACGAAGCAGACTCCGAATCTGAATAGTTTCTTCGACGTGTAA